Proteins encoded together in one bacterium window:
- a CDS encoding NADPH:quinone oxidoreductase family protein, which yields MRAVVVDRLMTPEELSVREIDPPSLGEGELRIEVRAAGCNFSDVLMLKGEYQVKPPLPFVPGGEVGGLVKEVGPGVSGFAVGDRVLSRCALGGFAEEVAAPASQTYALPDALPFEAGAALPTVYPTSYAALVWRAPVATGETLLVHAAAGGVGLSAVQIGKALGARVIATAGGPEKLEIARRAGADVLIDYRKDDFVPIVMEETGGRGADVIYDSVGGDTTDRSLKCIAWNGRLLVIGFAGGDIPSIKMNRVLLKNISLVGLHWSAYPEKEPEAIDACMEGLFEMAAVGGIDPLIGARHPLEEAGEALTALASRKTVGKVVLVP from the coding sequence ATGCGCGCCGTCGTCGTCGATCGACTCATGACTCCCGAAGAGCTGTCCGTGCGGGAGATCGATCCCCCGAGCCTCGGAGAGGGCGAGCTGCGAATCGAGGTTCGCGCGGCGGGCTGCAACTTCTCCGACGTGTTGATGCTGAAGGGCGAGTACCAGGTGAAGCCGCCGCTGCCCTTCGTGCCCGGCGGTGAGGTCGGGGGGCTCGTCAAGGAGGTCGGGCCCGGCGTGAGCGGGTTCGCGGTGGGCGATCGCGTGCTGTCGCGTTGCGCGCTCGGCGGGTTCGCGGAAGAGGTCGCTGCTCCGGCTTCGCAGACCTATGCGCTTCCGGACGCGCTCCCCTTCGAAGCGGGGGCGGCGCTGCCCACCGTCTATCCGACGTCCTACGCGGCGCTCGTCTGGCGCGCGCCGGTCGCCACCGGGGAGACGCTCCTGGTGCACGCGGCAGCGGGGGGCGTCGGCCTCTCCGCCGTGCAGATCGGCAAGGCCCTCGGCGCCCGGGTGATCGCCACCGCCGGCGGGCCCGAGAAGCTCGAGATCGCGCGCCGGGCCGGGGCGGACGTATTGATCGACTATCGAAAGGACGACTTCGTCCCGATCGTGATGGAGGAGACCGGAGGGCGCGGGGCCGACGTGATCTACGACTCCGTCGGCGGGGACACGACCGACCGCTCCCTCAAGTGCATCGCCTGGAACGGTCGCCTGCTCGTGATCGGCTTCGCGGGGGGCGACATCCCCAGCATCAAGATGAACCGGGTGCTGCTCAAGAACATCTCCCTCGTCGGACTCCATTGGAGTGCGTATCCCGAGAAGGAGCCCGAGGCGATCGATGCGTGCATGGAAGGGCTCTTCGAGATGGCAGCAGTCGGCGGGATCGATCCGCTGATCGGTGCGCGGCACCCGCTCGAGGAGGCCGGTGAGGCGCTGACCGCGCTCGCCTCTCGCAAGACCGTCGGCAAGGTCGTCCTCGTTCCCTGA
- a CDS encoding TraB/GumN family protein, whose translation MARCQHTIFDVGLGRLRRGLVLALVVLLGAACGRTADHASPPEPDGLARPPFVRVETETGPTLFLLGTIHLGPPDGWRFSPEIERVVAEADTLVLEIDVAGLDADEVATATAERVILQGGRRLPDVLSPETNAVLEARDAELSEIGLTARARSLYEPWFLFVGLGELSAQRSDLSLSKSVESALLERFGGDEMLALETYVEQLDMLDGLPLPLQDLMLRDALSRLDEADAELALLVEAWREADRATLLDQARAGVDELPELEAVYTLLLDDRNERWLVPLEAIARDPARKGQTVLVAVGALHVVGDVGVPALLRKAGYTVNRIH comes from the coding sequence GTGGCTCGATGCCAGCACACGATCTTCGACGTCGGTCTCGGCCGGCTCCGACGCGGTCTCGTCCTCGCGCTCGTCGTCCTGCTCGGCGCCGCCTGCGGCCGGACCGCCGACCACGCGTCGCCCCCCGAGCCCGACGGCCTCGCCCGTCCGCCCTTCGTCCGGGTCGAAACCGAAACGGGGCCGACACTCTTCCTTCTCGGCACGATCCATCTCGGGCCGCCCGACGGCTGGCGCTTCTCCCCGGAAATCGAACGCGTCGTCGCCGAAGCCGACACCCTCGTCCTCGAGATCGACGTCGCCGGTCTCGACGCCGACGAAGTCGCGACGGCGACCGCAGAACGGGTGATCCTTCAGGGCGGACGACGTCTACCCGACGTCCTTTCGCCGGAGACGAACGCGGTCCTCGAGGCGCGCGACGCCGAGCTCTCCGAGATCGGACTGACGGCCCGTGCACGAAGCCTCTACGAGCCCTGGTTCCTCTTCGTCGGGCTGGGCGAGCTGTCCGCGCAGCGTTCCGACCTGAGCCTCTCGAAATCGGTCGAGAGTGCCCTCCTCGAGCGCTTCGGCGGCGACGAGATGCTCGCGCTCGAGACCTACGTCGAGCAACTCGACATGCTCGACGGACTCCCCCTGCCGCTCCAGGACCTGATGCTCCGGGACGCGCTCTCCCGACTGGACGAGGCCGATGCGGAGCTGGCCCTGCTGGTCGAAGCGTGGCGCGAGGCCGATCGCGCGACGCTCCTCGATCAGGCGCGTGCAGGCGTCGACGAACTCCCGGAGCTCGAAGCCGTGTACACGCTCCTGCTCGACGATCGCAACGAGAGGTGGCTCGTGCCCCTCGAAGCGATCGCCAGGGATCCGGCACGCAAGGGGCAGACGGTGCTCGTCGCCGTCGGTGCGCTCCACGTCGTCGGCGACGTCGGCGTCCCCGCCCTCCTCCGGAAAGCCGGCTATACCGTCAACCGCATCCACTAG
- a CDS encoding gamma carbonic anhydrase family protein, producing MMSQDDLQNIDASVFVHPTAQLYGRVEIGAESSVWPNVVVRSESHHVKVGRYTNLQDFVMIHIGYDFPTVIGDFCSITHHATIHGCTIEDDCLIGINAVVMDGARIGRGSIVAGGAMIKEGDVFPAGSIIAGVPAKQIAERDSARPNRQNAWQYHWNAQAYRRGDHRAWDSDEYKTWMRELLVKIENDEDLEGIRR from the coding sequence ATGATGAGCCAGGACGATCTCCAGAACATCGACGCGAGCGTCTTCGTCCACCCGACCGCGCAGCTCTACGGACGCGTCGAGATCGGTGCCGAGTCGTCGGTCTGGCCGAACGTCGTCGTCCGCTCGGAGTCGCACCACGTGAAGGTCGGTCGCTACACGAATCTCCAGGATTTCGTGATGATCCACATCGGGTACGACTTCCCGACCGTGATCGGCGACTTCTGCTCGATCACCCATCACGCGACGATCCACGGCTGCACGATCGAAGACGACTGCCTGATCGGCATCAACGCCGTCGTGATGGACGGCGCCCGGATCGGCCGCGGCTCGATCGTCGCGGGCGGCGCCATGATCAAGGAAGGCGACGTCTTCCCCGCCGGCTCGATCATCGCCGGCGTCCCCGCCAAGCAGATCGCCGAACGCGACTCCGCCCGCCCCAACCGCCAGAACGCCTGGCAGTACCACTGGAACGCCCAGGCCTACCGCCGCGGCGACCACCGCGCCTGGGACAGCGACGAGTACAAGACCTGGATGCGCGAGCTCCTCGTCAAGATCGAGAACGACGAGGACCTCGAAGGGATCCGCCGCTGA